The proteins below are encoded in one region of Juglans microcarpa x Juglans regia isolate MS1-56 chromosome 4D, Jm3101_v1.0, whole genome shotgun sequence:
- the LOC121259499 gene encoding uncharacterized protein LOC121259499, with protein MKGIMRFGKNGKLSPRYIGPFEILERIGVAAYRLVLPPHLSAVHNVFHVSMLRKYAPDPTHVLEYEPPQIRDDLSYEEFPVRILAQKAQVLRHRTIQMVKMSPSCRSLSVADLDKVAGIQ; from the exons ATGAAAGGGATAATGCGTTTCGGTAAAAATGGGAAGCTAAGCCCGAGGTACATAGGCCCCTTTGAGATCTTAGAAAGAATTGGTGTTGCAGCCTACAGATTAGTACTTCCACCTCACTTGTCGGCAGTGCACAACGTGTTTCATGTCTCTATGCTACGGAAGTATGCCCCAGATCCTACACATGTTTTGGAGTATGAGCCTCCTCAGATTCGAGATGACCTCAGCTATGAAGAATTTCCAGTGAGAATATTAGCACAGAAGGCCCAAGTTCTACGACACAGAACTATTCAAATGGTCAAA ATGAGTCCCAGTTGTAGGTCTCTCTCTGTTGCCGACTTAGACAAAGTCGCTGGCATCCAGTGA
- the LOC121261366 gene encoding uncharacterized protein LOC121261366, translating to MAANNHEVIPKAVNDVEFPLENFADEDDAGQGTVGMPKSGLCEDAFGMGSRIEVLYEGKQPSTVAHVENGPSLPLEPIIFEELNEEVDEELAHDGCVHAQYGSDPDCADVEREKNCIDGFICSDSDSDGVFEHLSKENLVVSDSDFQSEMTLSVEVVGRGWHWRWRSLMVGWALVGSLICLSVEILYLGVMVILEVPGIGRVLIVVFLIQRPLILSLMLLWNTWHVPLLIMRR from the exons ATGGCTGCCAATAATCACGAGGTTATCCCGAAAGCTGTGAATGATGTTGAATTTCCGTTGGAAAATTTTGCCGATGAAGATGATGCGGGTCAAGGTACTGTGGGTATGCCGAAGTCTGGGTTGTGTGAGGACGCTTTTGGCATGGGGTCTCGTATTGAGGTTCTCTATGAAGGTAAGCAGCCCAGCACCGTGGCGCATGTTGAAAATGGGCCCAGCCTTCCTTTGGAACCAATTATATTTGAGGAGcttaatgaagaagttgatgAAGAATTGGCCCATGATGGGTGTGTCCATGCCCAGTACGGTAGTGACCCAGATTGTGCGGACGTTGAACGTGAGAAAAATTGCATTGATGGTTTTATTTGCTCTGACTCTGATTCAGACGGGGTCTTTGAACATTTATCTAAGGAAAATCTTGTGGTCTCAGACTCGGATTTTCAGTCAG aaATGACTCTAAGCGTAGAGGTGGTAGGCCGAGGTTGGCACTGGCGATGGAGGAGTTTAATGGTTGGGTGGGCGCTTGTGGGCTCCTTGATATGCCTTTCCGTGGAAATTCTTtatcttggtgtaatggtcatTCTGGAAGTTCCAGGCATTGGGCGCGTCTTGATcgttgtttttttaatacagcGGCCCTTGATACTTTCCTTGATGCTACTATGGAATACTTGGCACGTACCTCTTCTGATCATGCGCCGATGA
- the LOC121259500 gene encoding uncharacterized protein LOC121259500 — MAAVDGQPSMAGPPRSYTDLFSTAPQPLPEVVVPFRQPKYMEGEEVFFSFSSEEILKTSEPFRFSMVVKFLRQRPSLDCICAFIRSRWGLSSMPVVSAMQRPRNIFIRMTNETDLHKALSRESCNIEGVPYRPFAWSPEFDEDLEPPFVPAWVFLPGLPPNFYHSSVLEMLTAPIGRYIRRDNPTTCATRTDGARVCLEIDASKEQISHFWIGIPGMPRSRRQEIIYETLPAYCLKCRCQGHNQKTCRYGRDQKPKEKGGCSCLGW; from the coding sequence ATGGCGGCCGTTGATGGCCAGCCTTCCATGGCTGGTCCTCCTCGGTCGTACACTGATCTATTCTCAACCGCTCCCCAACCACTGCCAGAGGTGGTTGTTCCGTTCAGGCAACCGAAATACATGGAAGGTGAAGaagttttcttctccttctcttctgaggaaattctcaaaacttcggAACCTTTTAGATTCTCCATGGTTGTAAAATTCTTACGACAGAGACCCTCTCTCGATTGCATCTGTGCCTTCATCCGAAGCCGCTGGGGTCTGTCATCGATGCCCGTAGTTTCGGCCATGCAACGCCCTAGAAATATATTCATTCGCATGACCAACGAAACTGACCTTCATAAGGCCTTGTCAAGGGAGTCGTGCAATATAGAAGGTGTTCCATACCGTCCTTTTGCTTGGTCTCCTGAGTTTGATGAAGATCTGGAACCGCCGTTTGTTCCTGCTTGGGTGTTCTTACCTGGCCTTCCTCCCAACTTTTACCATTCTTCTGTACTCGAGATGCTTACGGCACCGATAGGGAGATATATCCGTCGCGATAATCCTACGACGTGTGCCACTCGCACAGATGGGGCTCGGGTTTGCTTAGAGATTGATGCCTCAAAGGAGCAAATCTCACATTTTTGGATTGGTATTCCTGGGATGCCAAGAAGCCGTAGGCAGGAGATCATATACGAGACTTTGCCGGCTTACTGCTTGAAGTGTCGCTGCCAAGGCCATAATCAAAAGACCTGTCGGTATGGAAGAGACCAGAAACCAAAGGAAAAAGGAGGCTGTTCCTGTCTTGGTTGGTGA